The genome window AAGCCTTATTTGCTTTGTGGAGAAACGAGAATTGGAGAGAGTTACCAATGATGCTTTAATCACTCGCTTCCAAAATTATAAAAAACGTAGAGTCGAAGACTAAATATAATGTTTTTCTAACCAGAATTACTTACTTGTTATAGACATGGGATATTTACtaactaatttatttatttttaggaTATTATAGCTAGATATTATATTTTTTGCTAATGGGGATCATCTACTGTATGTATTTTGAAACTTTATCTATCGTCCGTTCACTGTACTACAATTATTAATCTTTGTTTACGTAAGCGCTCTTATCGTTACATATTATCATCAGATACAACATTATCTGATGATTAGAGTATTAGATAGATATTTTATTCTGTATATAAGATATCAGAAATCTGCTACTGACCTTTGGCCCTCTCGTCTCAGCCCTGAGGTGTCGAGCCCTTCTGCCGGCTGCCAGCTGCCAGCTTGGCACGAGAGAGTAGCAACGTGAGGTCATGAGAGCTGCGTGCACAGCTGAAAACGTTTGTTAATCTGAACTGTGGAGACTCCCAGGAGACAACGTGGCAAATCGTTAGGACGACCGGAAGTCTGCTACGTACAGTACAAACTTGTTTTAGTCGTTTTGCTCGTCTAGTGATAGCACAAGCTTTTCCCTTCACATTTTCGTGGTGCACGGTGACAAGTGTAGGAGTAGTGATTATTAGCCTTGTACCAACCTCCGTTTCTATTTAACTGATCACTTCGACTAAGGCATAAACACCAAGGCAATCATAGTTGGATTAATTTGTAAGGATCCTGCTGATGTACAATTGTCAGAGTATTTCCATAGTTGGCTATTTGCCTGTGGATTTTCCATGAAAACGGAGAAGGATGGAGGATAAGAATCCTGTACTCGCAAAACAGATTGCACTGTGATTCTCAATTAGCTATTTAATCTGCTTAGGTATCGTGATCCCAGGTATCTGTTTCTCATTTTTTAGGTGAGATGTTAGTGAGATCTAAGGTGGGACGTCTCTGCAGAATAAAGCGTCCCTTGATCCGCTGACAAGAAAATAATAGCAATTAAATCCACAAATTAATTAGGAAGCTGGCTAAAATGGATCGGACATTACCTTCAGTCTTTGGCCTTTCTTCTAGCACCGAATCCACGATTCAGCTAGCACCAACGGACCCACGGATCTCCTGAGCAAAGGGTTGCCATGTATGCAAGTAAAAGCAGGATCAAAAATggattaaataattaattaatgcaCCAATCATGCCCTGATTAACGAGCACAAATCAATTGTAGCCATAAGCAAGCTCTCGGGCTCCACCAGGCCATAGAGAGGACGAAAGAACGTCCTAAACAGATCTCCGCATTTCTCGCTTGCTTCCTCCAAATCCCAGATTGCCCCCTCGAGAAGGTTCCGTCCACGGCGCGCCCGCCGTCCGATCATGAGATTCCGCCACACGTACGTTCCAGATCGCACGGCTCCTGCCCCGTGACGGACGCAGCCGGAGACCATTTCGCCCTCCGACTATCTATTTAAACCCTCGCCAACCCACTGCGGAAACcccaagctcaagctcaagcaaaacAGCCTTCAAATCCTAGGCACAGCTCATTCTTAGCCCGAAACCCGAAGCTCCTCCGACGAGATTGCTCCCGAGCTGGCCGGCAAGATGACCGCCaaggcggccgccgccgcggtgaAGCCCGCGACGAGAGCGTACGTGACGTTCCTGGCGGGCGACGGGGACTACTGGAAGGGCGTGGTGGGGCTGGCCAAGGGCCTGCGCAAGGCCGGCTCGGCCTACCCGCTGGTGGTGGCCGCGCTGCCCGACGTGCCGGAGTCCCACCGCCGCATTCTCATCTCCCAGGGCTGCATCGTCCGCGAGATCGAGCCGGTGTACCCTCCCGAGAACCAGACGCAGTTTGCCATGGCGTACTACGTCATCAACTACTCCAAGCTCCGCATCTGGGAGGTAACGATACACGAACAGAGCCACTACCATTCTCGCCCATAATTCTGTAATAATGGTGTGCTCACATGTTGACACGTTGGGTTCTAATTCGTGCAGTTCGTGGAGTACGAGAGGATGGTGTACCTGGACGCGGACATCCAGGTGTACGAGAACATCGACGAGCTGTTCGAGCTGGAGAAGGGGCACTTCTACGCGGTGATGGACTGCTTCTGCGAGAAGACGTGGAGCCACACCCCGCAGTACAAGATCGGCTACTGTCAGCAGTGTCCCGACAAGGTGGCATGGCCCACCGCCGAGCTCGGCCCGCCGCCGTCTCTCTACTTCAACGCCGGCATGTTCGTGCACGAGCCCAGCATGGCCACTGCCAAGGCCCTGCTCGATATCCTCCGCGTGACTCCACCCACCCCCTTCGCAGAGCAGGTGAGTGGGCTCGCCGTCGATGCGTGGCACAGGCGCACAAGCTCTTGACTTCGTGTGGCGGCATGCGTGCTTACGTTTTTTGCTTCCTTGAATCTTGCAGGATTTCCTGAACAAGTTCTTCAGGGACCAGTACAAGCCGATCCCGCTTGTGTACAACCTTGTTCTGGCCATGCTATGGAGGCATCCCGAGAACGTGCAGCTCGAGAAGGTCAAGGTTGTGCACTACTGCGCAGCGGTATGTAAATTAACGTCTCACATGTGGTTAATTTCGTTTTATTCTTCGACTTTCCTGTCGGTATGCTAACCGATCGTGGTAAAAATGGGTGCAGGGATCGAAGCCGTGGAGGTACACCGGCAAGGAGGCGAACATGGACAGGGAGGACATCAAGATGCTGGTCAAGAAGTGGTGGGACATCTACAACGACGAGACCCTCAACTTCACGGGCCTCCCCGTCGTGCCAGCCGACGCCGACGAGATCGAGGCGGTGGCCAAGAAGCCGCTACGCGCGGCGCTGGCGGAGGCCGGTACGGTCAAGTACGTCACCGCGCCCTCGGCCGCGTGAACCCGTTCTGGCGTCCCTCCAGTGGCCGTGCGTGCTGCAGTCGCTGCTGCTACGGTGGCCGTGCCGGCGTGGTCATCAAAACATAAAAATCTCACTATAAGACCTTAATTTGTATTTTGGTTTTTTGAGTGATTAGGGTGTCTAATTTGCTATCAGTTCTGTTCGCTCAGTGTTGAGTGTACATTTGAAGTGTAAGGGTTGATCTGAATGGGATTTCTGTGAATACCCCCTTGGGTCGGCTAGAGTATTTGTGATGTATGAATGAATTACCTGTATTTTGGTATAAATGATAAATCAATAGGAATTTGCAAAACTATGGTCGTCATGTTAGCATTTTTGTCACTTCCAAGTTTGGTGATTGGTAGCTATGCTTCTGCTTTTCTTTCCATTTCTGTCGTTTCCCTAAGCCTTAAAGAAGTGCGTGATCCTATAAAATAGAACAAGTAAGTGATCCTATAGAATAGAACAAGTGGGTGATATGGTGGAGTTTTTACTTTTTAGTCATTTTAAAATGTGTTTTTATAAATAGATCTTCCAAATAACATTGTTCAGAAATGGACCTTCTAGTACTATATGGTGGCATCGTGACGTCGTGCCATTTAACTATAGCGTCAACAGACCTGGTGTCTTGCGATGATCTTACGTGCCAATGCACGGCGCCAAATCATATAGCGCTTGCAATGGCGTCATGTGAAAGATTTATTTATGGACAACGTTATTTAGAGGATCTATTTGTAAAAAACGTTTCTAAAATGGCTAAAAAGTAAAGATTCCACCGTCATACACGGGCAGTTTCCCGCCGGTGCGTTGGTGCCGA of Phragmites australis chromosome 3, lpPhrAust1.1, whole genome shotgun sequence contains these proteins:
- the LOC133912376 gene encoding galactinol synthase 2-like; protein product: MTAKAAAAAVKPATRAYVTFLAGDGDYWKGVVGLAKGLRKAGSAYPLVVAALPDVPESHRRILISQGCIVREIEPVYPPENQTQFAMAYYVINYSKLRIWEFVEYERMVYLDADIQVYENIDELFELEKGHFYAVMDCFCEKTWSHTPQYKIGYCQQCPDKVAWPTAELGPPPSLYFNAGMFVHEPSMATAKALLDILRVTPPTPFAEQDFLNKFFRDQYKPIPLVYNLVLAMLWRHPENVQLEKVKVVHYCAAGSKPWRYTGKEANMDREDIKMLVKKWWDIYNDETLNFTGLPVVPADADEIEAVAKKPLRAALAEAGTVKYVTAPSAA